In Rhipicephalus sanguineus isolate Rsan-2018 chromosome 1, BIME_Rsan_1.4, whole genome shotgun sequence, the DNA window gatattgtcttatttgcggacagtcaagatgatatacagcgactggcagatatatgcggaagggaatgtgaggctttaggactaggatttagtgcaacaaaatgtggattgatggtattcaatgatcacgaaggccatgcggtcttcatacagggccaaaaataccgagggtaagcgagtacaagtacctcggagtatgggtaaatgagggggatagatatatggaggtacaagagaaagcatcggtagcaaagggaaagaggaatgttgcaattatgaagcacagagctttatggggatacaataggtacgaggtgcttcgagggctgtggaagggtgtgatggtcccggagcttacatttgggaactcagtggtgtgcatgaagtcagaggtacaatcaggaatggatgtaaatcaaaagaCGGTGGgtcgcctcgcgttgggcgctcatgggcagacgacaaatgaggctgtaaagcgtgatatgggatggacaggctttgaagtgagggaagctcagaacaaaatgagattcgaagagaggctgaggaaaatgaggaagagtagatgggcagagaaggttttcaggtatttgtatagaaaaagcgttgacacgcagtggagaaaaagaactaggaggctctccagtaaatatacggctagcagtgcgggcgatatggcaacaaggagcattaagcggaaggtcagagaggcggagaggacttattggatggcagcgatggaaaagaagccggctctgagtaactaccgaaaggaaaaaaacgaaataaggagggaaaggttttatgataattcaaggggaagcgctctactgtttgaagcaaggtcgggctgccttagaacgcgtagttataaagcgagactcagtaacgaagaagaacaatgtacatgctgcgggggaactaaggaaacgatggaacatgtactgattgaatgtggcgaatTCACCCagttatacgtgtgggcacgagtctacatgaagccttgggttttagggacaacaatggaaagctgaacatgtccgcgatagaaataagtaagagacggttagagtattggtggcagaaaagtagagataaagaacaaaaataaataatgggggaataataaggtcattctgccttaagaggcagagagatagaccgtgaatttgtattttttggtataataacatagatttaatcaatgtagataaggtattaggtcaacatgaaacaaggtagttttttttttccccgagcctggtggcagacatgtcaccgccccgttacaaaggggacgctcatagcatccagaatgaagtatcgtcaacttacctgttgagataacagaaaattcagtgcctatgaaaaattgcctgaaacggctcgttggggcgctcatgagtaaaagggagcattcagtaaaacaacgtttcccgaatacccttcctaacatctttaagatggctcctaatgattttcattattatagtgcaaactcaatttcgctatttttctAAGCGGTAAGCTGAatggtttgtactgtatactcaagacacgcccacataattatatatttgttttcaaaatcgccttggcaacgtctaaatgtgttaacagtagtagaaataaagcagaagaataaagcagagatcttattttgggagcgcgttgcaaaagacctactgcagtgaccagactggaaaaacagtgcagagacctaggttaTGTATgagatgcaaaatgacagctaagaaagcacttgtgctaataatgaaCTTATGATTTCAGaatttctttgaataaatgtagcagaaagcgagaaatacagTACGctaagatattttctgttaggtaaacgcttgctctttgagatctagcatcagtaccagctaaagctgttagaatcttatttgcatgtatgttaattcattgcatgcaagtcaaacttacatccatgagTTCCTTCCAATCGCTGATAGTATGCCAAATGCACGCGACGCAaaccaaccccattcttgcacgcatcacatttcgttacagagcaagacgcaagacgcgagataataacgacactgtagctacatcagaatttgcgcaatagacgccgcacgcagtggagtacgcggcgcatggacagtggctaagagcaagtgccgcggcactggcgcaactaaaaagaaaagggacgagaaaacaaaagacggcagataccacgcattgtgggaatcgatgtaatgcgaagcagccagcaaagagctgcatacatcgtcttgtatgtaattgaggaaaatgcgtgacatggttttcatgttaactcctattatttatgttcgtcacacagtaacgtcgagcaataccaacttcggggtcgatcaagctagagaaacggccgccagcgcaccatgagcgtggcacgtaagtaatgctgtacatgacatgtgtgtcatgactttcatgttaactcgtgttatttatgttcgtcacacagtcactcgcaagataccaatttcggtgtatatcaagctagcgatacggccgccagcgcaccatgagcgtggcacgtaagtcatgctgtacatgacatgcgtgtcatgattttcatgataactcgtgttatttatgttcgtcacacggtcacgtcgcacgataccaattttggtgtatatcaagctagcgaaacggccgccagcgccccatgagcgtggcacgtaagtcatgctgtacatgacatgcgtgtcataattttcatgttaactcctgttatttatgttcctcacacagtcacgtcgcaagataccaatattggtgtatatcaaactagcgaaacggccgccagcgcaccatgagcgtgcaacgtgtcatgctgtacatgacgtgcgcgtcatgattttcatgctaactcgtgttatttattttcgttacacagtcacgtcacaagataccaatattggtgtatataaatctagcgaaacggccgccagcgccccatgagcgtgacacgtaagtcatactgtacatgacatgcgtgtcatgattttcatgctaactcgtgtttttatgtttgtcgcacagtcacgtcgcacaacaccaatttcggggtagatcaagctagcgaaacggccgccagcgctccatgagcgtggcacgtaagtcatgctgtacatgacatgcgcgtcatgatcttcatgttaactcgtgttatttatgttcgctacacagtcacgtcacaagataccaattttggtgtatataaatctagcgaaacggccgccagcgccccatgagcgtggcacgtaagtcatgctgtacatgacatccgtgtcatgattttcatgttaactcgtgttatttatgttcgtcacacagtcacgtcgcaagataccaattttggtgtatatcaagctagcgaaacggccgccagcgcaccatgagcgtagcatgtaaatcatgctgtacatgacatgcttgtcatgattttcatgttatgacttgtgatttatgtttgtcatacagtcatgttatgccataccaattttggtgcacattcgattaaccaagcgaccaggagagcacaaagtcgtaggcggctagatagatagatagatagatagatagatagatagatagatagatagatagatagatagatagatagatagatagatagatagatagatagatagatagatagatagatagatagatagatagatacgctcaaagtcgcagaagttcgctaagaaatgcttcgcatttaaaaagtacgTGGGTGGGGCGtagactctggcggaaaaataaaattgcgtcactgccctaagacttaatCAGAtagcttagtggcaccagtaccagcttgagaagcggagattggccagcgattattgtttcgcacggttgtgttgcgatagaagtatcttgtatcttaagatacacgatacattatggaatgtatcggaaatacagatacagatactcgtctttggagacgtatcgcgatacagatacaatatacccatagagtatctaagatagtatctaagatacatgtatcttcgatactgcccagcactggtacaCATGTACACAGCggagtggcacgagcaggcacactgcacgtacgttacagtcagagttgttacagttgcgttacagttgttatgcttatacttatccgttatgacggagaacgcacgcacgtttcacgaacgcgtgtgcatgtgtggaaggggttcttggcaccAGCAGCTacacaggacttgttatcggatccattcgtgatcgcggctacgaatggtctaagtgtagtgaaatgcgaggtatagtagagctggtggaaaccgcggatggctcttgtgaagaaatgatctatgatgcctcctgcccTGGACGTGGCATCGAtatcttgtgatgccctgtccacatccaagcagtctttcatgccgtctaagaaccaggcattgttgggtttgataaatcaatgctgaagtcaccggtaaccatgagggacatggtcctctcggcagagttattgtaggaagcattgacccctttttttgcgtaatccacgtggtcgacgttgcggaccatgtggacgagtggatggtagcccagcgtctttcaggggtgctctgtcttcaatTGCCTAACTGTCcgtgcgtccgccgctgtggtgtagtggttacggtgctcggctattgacccgaaggtcgcgggttcgatctcggccctGACGGTCGAATTtagatggtggcgaaatgctagaagcccgtgcactgtgccatgtcagtccacgttaaagaataccagatggtcaaaatttcccgagcccttcactacggcgtctctcataatcatatcgtggtttcgggacgtagaaccccaacaattactattattatcactttccttccgtgtcaacgtgtatgttcgcggttactgcgttgaatgAGACTGttattacctgtggcacatacccgcatcacttaaccctttgcgacacggcgtccttgtttggggacgcgaactgtggaggcgcgtcccacgccgcgtgtttcttcaaatggcctgaaactcagtgtgcacattcgtgcacgcttcctgattggacaactagcggtcgtttaacttcattgtcctgcgtattgctgcagaggatcactttgctggagacactaccatgctagacgatcgttcgacgtgccgcctTCCAgcaccaacgtcaagagtattttttttgcgtcactcgaaacgaatacaaccaaaaaagcaaGTGTGCATGCTTTTCAGGCCTAATATTTGatgctttttatgcaagtattgaagctgactgatggcagaataattagataattagttacacgctatTTAACGTTAGTAACTGAAACTCacgcaaaacaacacattccttcgttttctttcttggaatgtaatagtgAACGTCTtcaaatcatgccatgcgaaatTGACGCATTTGCAGCcggtgcatcataattcgtgtctGCAGGGGATAAACTCTggtgtgcgtgtatgtgccacacgtgactgagggaaagggtgtcatgaagtacgcgacaggtattttgcgttattcatgtcgtgaccagtaaatcgtgttcgtcatacactcacccTATATATGCtgcacaaattttggtatattacaccatatggagacgaccaggagagcgcccagacgtagatagatagatagatagatagatagatagatagatagatagatagatagatagatagatagatagatagatagatagatagatagatagatagatagatagatagatagatagatagatagatagatagatagatagatagatagatagatagatagatagatagatagatagatagatagatagatagatagatagatagatagatagatagatagatagatagatagatagatagatagatagatagatagatagatagatagatagatagatagatagatagatagatagatagatagatagatagatagatagaaacgcccaaagtgccagaggttcgctaagaaatgcttcgtatttaacaTGGCTAATTACCTATAAGACAAATCCGTTGGAAAAACCGTGTCCAAAAACCATGTAAACCCGTGTCGTCTGATTATGGTTTCCAATGATAAATAGTCCTGCGAAAGAAACTGTACTTCAAAACAACGATACCAAAAACAGAAAGGCGTGAAGTTACGCGCATGAAAATTCAGTAAGAGGAATGAACGCAacagcgtgaaataaaaaaaaaacgaaggtgtTTGGACGATATCCCGAGAGATTTAAGAATTTTTCAACCAGTGAAAGGAAAGTTCGTACACCATCAAAGTCTAGAGAAGTGCGAGTTTCGTGGTGACGCTATGTCTGTTAAAGGaccccctaaacaacctctgaaaatacaaagatcgagcgcgttattctctcctggtgtTTCCTGCATTTTCGCCACAATTCGCGACGCCAGCAGCCCGCTCACACGACGTCAAGAGGAAATAAGTTATCCATTGGTCcgtatacgagggatatcagatGTGAATTACCTCCTGCTCTGCTTTGCCACGCAGTCGCCCGCCCGTTCcgtcttgtctcgcatgactatcacGCGCGATCAACTgacttcacttcgttttgtgcgttttcgactgcacaagcggaggtaacagcgtgtagccgaaaagcgcgaaatcctgataggctcaacgcttagtgctgacattgtccacgtgttttatgaagaaagaaGGCGCGAGGAGGAGATAGTGCCTGTATgtagggtagtgaaggcgagaaagaaactacTCTCTCGTCTTAGAACTCGGAGTGctttaggggcccttcaacacagattgaacaaaatgtcacctaacgttgccatttgaaagaacgcctttccagTAGCCCATATCTaggtaatttctgaaggggattcgaAAAACATACTGATCATGATTTTCAcagtgactaaaatctggacgacgATTTCGAAATTtagagttttcgttccacgcGGATGTTTCAACTCACAATGACCGCATGGTGTGCCTCAAGAAAACGAATGCGTAAGACTAGTCCCGTCTCTGCAGCTGATCCAAATcaattgcaataggcgagaaaaaaaTGTGAGTACTCTTTAGAAAAATCACAAAACTTCATTCAGTGTGAAGCTGCGGGCCGTTAACGAAAGGTCAgtgggccgcatgcggcccgcgggccgcgtgtttgagacccctgatctagATAGTCCTGATTGTTATCGGACCTTTAGTGAAATATACGGCTTAAAGACAACTGATACGCGTAATACCAGCTATAACGGACGGCCTCCTGTATTTATATACTATCTGGCCAAAAAGCCTGTTTTAAGAGAAAGCTCGAATACAGAGAAATTTCCTGGTCGCAAAAAATATATCCGTCGTTAAGGAGAGTGCTAAAGATATGCCGGTAAATTAAAGCCTTGACATAAGTTCACCATTGTTAACAAGGTCATACATATCTGATTTCTggactcttttttatttttattagagtCAACAGAAAGAATTCTGTTAAGATCTACTAAGAGCATTCGTCGGTCACTGCCATCCAGTTCTTTTCGCTTCGCCGTATTCTTGAATGCAAGTTTTTTAAACTGGTGTCTACTAGGTTAAAACCCAAAAGGTACACGTAATATCATTCAAAACAGTGATAGCAACAGTTTATTTTGCTGTAAATAAAAACAATTTTAACACCAATGCTATAATATGCTGAGTGTCACTGTAGTTGTATCTAGCAGGGCCAGCGAGCCAAGTATATTCGCACAAATCGTACGGAAAGAATCACTCGCAAGGGATTCCCTCGTTAAGACTCGTTCGCTCCCATAGTTCATTCGGCCGTCAGCAGCGCACACGGCCACTTTTTCCTCATAGGCGTTCCCTTGGCGCAATGGTGAGCATCGGCAAAGGCGGTTGAGTGCATCAGTGGGCCATTGCAGGCATCCCTGCCGAACGTCTCACCACACTGCAGGAAGCACCAGGTGAAGAAGAACAGCCTGTCGCCGCGCATGTCCGGCGCGTTCTCTATGTACTCGGGCTCACGGTTCGCCCGCGCCGCGCGGTACGCCCTCCAGATTGCCTCGACAGAGGCAAATCTGAACATCTGCTCCCATTCGAGCAAGCTGAGAGAGCTCGCGTTCTTTTTCCGGCTTAAGAGGCACGAGATCTCGTTAGTAAGCTTGACTTCGGTGGCCCCGGTCCAAGAGCCGTTGGCGAAGAACAGCTCGGCGAGACTGGCGCCGACGACGGAACCGAGGGCACCGTACTTGGCGCTCAGAGGAGCGTCGGACTCGTACACGGGAAACGCGAGCGCGTACGGCATCAGCGAGAAGTCCAGCTCCTCCCTGTACACGCGGGCAAGAAGAGGCGCCGTCTTCTCGACCCCTGAAACCATCTTGACAGCGTACGGCCACGGACTGACGTCCTCCGGCGCCACCTAGGAGTGCGTCAAATCGAGGACACTTTGGTTAGGACAGCGATCTAGGCGAGTTGATACAAGCTTATAGCGTGAATGAGAGTGCTTTAAACGTTTCACGTATGAAGTTCCTGAGGAATAAAGTGTTACAGCAGCGTTATGCACGCTTGAGGCGAGTGTGCGCCGCAATACATGCGCCACCGAGATGCTTGCAACGCGTGGATGCACCTTACCCAGCCGCAAAGATAATCAACATCAAGTAGCCCAGCTATTTATCTGCCACCTAGGATCTGTTATAGGATGATATCGGGCCGAGTCCTGTGCCACACGTGTACGAATAAGTTCAGTAATATTGTTGCTGCTCACTCACCAGTATTTTTGTATTAGGGTGCTTTATGCTTTGTTATTGAGATATCACTGAGCCATGACGTGTCGAAGCACTGAGCACTCGGAGCTTCAAGTCTCAAGTGCTTCGGGCAactgcaaaaaaattacaccatctcccactaaagggaaccatgaggagatgcgaagcagcattgggggtgcacaccaagttttCGTTTACgctcactcggcgtttccgttagtgtgtatggtttgtatttagtgtttgtgttatcatttacttagcgagccctgcgctgctgctgctccgcgacgatctcggca includes these proteins:
- the LOC119394174 gene encoding uncharacterized protein LOC119394174, whose protein sequence is MLLFVAILAIARPKPAKIKGCDTATCNLYADVVKFSVQTAVEPCNDYYQHVCGGWLRQRRDSVREGMLTTFATRVSQLARRLIVPAHFQTPRERAAMAYTACADTASKYTKVAPEDVSPWPYAVKMVSGVEKTAPLLARVYREELDFSLMPYALAFPVYESDAPLSAKYGALGSVVGASLAELFFANGSWTGATEVKLTNEISCLLSRKKNASSLSLLEWEQMFRFASVEAIWRAYRAARANREPEYIENAPDMRGDRLFFFTWCFLQCGETFGRDACNGPLMHSTAFADAHHCAKGTPMRKKWPCALLTAE